One part of the Arabidopsis thaliana chromosome 1 sequence genome encodes these proteins:
- a CDS encoding Pentatricopeptide repeat (PPR) superfamily protein, with protein sequence MIRAKHISNLSSSARSFFLSGSRPSAADGNSCTCAEDESGVSKRQQIRTEVVQTGKRASNLAAGLAGSILPVEAGKPLVVPKTVEHFTRPSLLPQHVSSPALPGKADSVNHASAIIKEDVGVPIGDQIFKAGIGNVNLLSDIANYKIPLSDGTEVVGLPKSCMVDPTRPISGVKSSNVKVIRREHLAKVYPRSADRVPINSSPGTKQASNDVAGKSFEAHDLLSNNVSGKRKIMPQRPYTDSTRYASGGCDYSVHSSDDRTIISSVEGFGKPSREMMKVTPRTAPTPRQHCNPGYVVENVSSILRRFKWGHAAEEALHNFGFRMDAYQANQVLKQMDNYANALGFFYWLKRQPGFKHDGHTYTTMVGNLGRAKQFGEINKLLDEMVRDGCKPNTVTYNRLIHSYGRANYLKEAMNVFNQMQEAGCEPDRVTYCTLIDIHAKAGFLDIAMDMYQRMQEAGLSPDTFTYSVIINCLGKAGHLPAAHRLFCEMVGQGCTPNLVTFNIMIALHAKARNYETALKLYRDMQNAGFQPDKVTYSIVMEVLGHCGFLEEAEGVFAEMQRKNWVPDEPVYGLLVDLWGKAGNVDKAWQWYQAMLQAGLRPNVPTCNSLLSTFLRVHRMSEAYNLLQSMLALGLHPSLQTYTLLLSCCTDARSNFDMGFCGQLMAVSGHPAHMFLLKMPPAGPDGQKVRDHVSNFLDFMHSEDRESKRGLMDAVVDFLHKSGLKEEAGSVWEVAAGKNVYPDALREKSYSYWLINLHVMSEGTAVIALSRTLAWFRKQMLVSGDCPSRIDIVTGWGRRSRVTGTSMVRQAVEELLNIFNFPFFTENGNSGCFVGSGEPLKNWLLESYVERMHLL encoded by the coding sequence ATGATTCGTGCAAAGCACATTAGTAATCTTTCTAGCTCAGCAAGATCATTTTTTCTTAGTGGATCGAGACCGAGTGCTGCTGATGGAAATTCTTGTACATGTGCTGAGGATGAAAGTGGCGTCTCGAAACGCCAGCAAATTAGGACTGAAGTTGTACAGACTGGTAAAAGAGCATCTAATTTAGCAGCTGGACTAGCTGGAAGTATATTACCAGTAGAGGCTGGTAAACCGCTGGTGGTCCCAAAGACGGTTGAGCATTTCACCCGGCCATCGCTTCTTCCGCAACATGTTTCCTCTCCTGCTTTGCCAGGGAAAGCAGATTCTGTAAATCATGCTTCTGCTATTATTAAAGAAGACGTGGGGGTACCTATTGGTGATCAGATATTCAAGGCTGGTATTGGAAATGTAAATTTATTGTCAGATATAGCAAACTATAAGATCCCTTTATCAGATGGAACTGAAGTTGTTGGTTTGCCTAAAAGCTGTATGGTTGATCCTACTCGGCCTATTTCAGGTGTAAAGTCTTCAAATGTGAAAGTCATCAGAAGAGAGCACCTTGCTAAAGTCTATCCTAGGTCCGCTGACCGAGTTCCTATAAACAGCTCTCCAGGTACTAAGCAAGCTTCAAATGACGTTGCTGGGAAGTCGTTTGAAGCTCATGATTTACTCTCTAACAATGTCTCTGGAAAGAGGAAAATCATGCCACAAAGACCCTATACTGATTCAACCAGGTATGCGTCGGGTGGTTGTGACTATAGTGTGCATTCTTCGGATGACAGGACGATAATATCTTCTGTTGAAGGTTTTGGTAAACCCTCAAGGGAAATGATGAAAGTGACTCCAAGGACTGCTCCAACACCTAGGCAGCATTGTAACCCTGGATATGTTGTAGAAAATGTTTCTAGTATATTGCGGAGATTCAAGTGGGGACATGCTGCCGAAGAGGCCCTTcacaattttggtttcaggaTGGATGCATACCAAGCTAATCAAGTTCTTAAGCAGATGGATAATTATGCGAATGCGCTTGGTTTCTTCTATTGGCTGAAAAGGCAACCTGGGTTCAAGCATGATGGGCATACGTATACCACTATGGTAGGTAATCTTGGTCGTGCAAAGCAATTCGGTGAGATAAACAAGCTTCTTGATGAGATGGTTAGGGATGGGTGTAAGCCAAATACTGTTACATATAACCGACTCATCCATAGCTACGGGCGTGCAAATTACCTCAAAGAAGCGATGAATGTTTTTAATCAGATGCAAGAGGCTGGTTGTGAGCCTGACCGTGTAACTTACTGTACCCTGATAGATATCCATGCTAAAGCTGGATTTCTTGACATTGCCATGGATATGTACCAAAGAATGCAAGAAGCAGGGCTTTCTCCTGATACCTTCACCTACAGTGTTATAATAAACTGTCTTGGAAAAGCGGGCCATTTACCTGCTGCCCATAGGCTCTTTTGTGAAATGGTTGGTCAAGGTTGTACTCCTAATTTGGTCACATTCAACATCATGATAGCTTTGCATGCCAAGGCGCGGAATTATGAGACTGCGTTGAAGCTCTACAGAGACATGCAAAATGCCGGGTTTCAACCTGACAAAGTGACCTACAGTATTGTTATGGAGGTACTTGGACACTGTGGATTTCTCGAGGAAGCAGAGGGTGTTTTCGCTGAGATGCAACGTAAGAACTGGGTTCCTGATGAACCGGTTTACGGTCTTTTGGTGGACTTGTGGGGAAAAGCTGGCAATGTAGATAAAGCTTGGCAGTGGTATCAAGCAATGCTTCAAGCCGGTCTGCGACCTAATGTTCCCACCTGCAATTCCCTTCTCAGCACTTTCCTTAGGGTCCACAGGATGTCTGAAGCCTATAACTTATTACAAAGCATGCTGGCGCTTGGTCTACATCCTTCTTTGCAGACATACACATTGCTATTGAGTTGTTGCACAGATGCTCGTTCAAACTTTGACATGGGCTTTTGTGGCCAGCTAATGGCAGTCTCAGGTCATCCGGCTCACATGTTTCTGCTCAAAATGCCACCTGCAGGTCCTGATGGCCAAAAAGTGCGTGATCATGTCAGCAACTTCCTTGATTTTATGCACAGTGAGGACAGAGAGAGCAAGCGAGGACTCATGGACGCAGTAGTGGATTTTCTCCACAAGTCAGGTCTAAAAGAAGAGGCTGGCTCGGTATGGGAAGTGGCTGCAGGTAAGAATGTGTATCCAGATGCATTGAGGGAGAAAAGCTACAGCTATTGGCTTATAAATCTCCATGTAATGTCGGAAGGAACTGCAGTCATCGCACTTTCCAGGACACTTGCATGGTTCCGTAAGCAGATGTTGGTTTCAGGAGACTGTCCTTCACGGATTGATATAGTAACTGGTTGGGGAAGACGAAGTAGAGTCACAGGCACGTCGATGGTTAGACAAGCAGTTGAGGAATTGCTCAACATATTCAACTTCCCGTTTTTCACTGAGAACGGGAACTCAGGCTGTTTTGTAGGAAGCGGAGAGCCTCTCAAGAATTGGTTGCTTGAATCATATGTTGAGAGGATGCATTTGCTTTAG
- the QKY gene encoding C2 calcium/lipid-binding plant phosphoribosyltransferase family protein (QUIRKY (QKY); FUNCTIONS IN: molecular_function unknown; INVOLVED IN: organ development; LOCATED IN: plasma membrane; EXPRESSED IN: 22 plant structures; EXPRESSED DURING: 13 growth stages; CONTAINS InterPro DOMAIN/s: C2 membrane targeting protein (InterPro:IPR018029), C2 calcium/lipid-binding domain, CaLB (InterPro:IPR008973), Phosphoribosyltransferase C-terminal (InterPro:IPR013583), C2 calcium-dependent membrane targeting (InterPro:IPR000008); BEST Arabidopsis thaliana protein match is: C2 calcium/lipid-binding plant phosphoribosyltransferase family protein (TAIR:AT4G11610.1); Has 6147 Blast hits to 4985 proteins in 369 species: Archae - 2; Bacteria - 143; Metazoa - 2968; Fungi - 627; Plants - 1368; Viruses - 31; Other Eukaryotes - 1008 (source: NCBI BLink).), with product MNTTPFHSDPPPSRIQRKLVVEVVEARNILPKDGQGSSSAYVVVDFDAQKKRTSTKFRDLNPIWNEMLDFAVSDPKNMDYDELDIEVYNDKRFGNGGGRKNHFLGRVKIYGSQFSRRGEEGLVYFPLEKKSVFSWIRGEIGLKIYYYDEAADEDTAGGGGGQQQQQQQQQFHPPQQEADEQQHQQQFHPPPQQMMNIPPEKPNVVVVEEGRVFESAQSQRYTETHQQPPVVIVEESPPQHVMQGPNDNHPHRNDNHPQRPPSPPPPPSAGEVHYYPPEVRKMQVGRPPGGDRIRVTKRPPNGDYSPRVINSKTGGGETTMEKKTHHPYNLVEPMQYLFVRIVKARGLPPNESAYVKVRTSNHFVRSKPAVNRPGESVDSPEWNQVFALGHNRSDSAVTGATLEISAWDASSESFLGGVCFDLSEVPVRDPPDSPLAPQWYRLEGSGADQNSGRISGDIQLSVWIGTQVDEAFPEAWSSDAPHVAHTRSKVYQSPKLWYLRVTVLEAQDLHIAPNLPPLTAPEIRVKAQLGFQSARTRRGSMNNHSGSFHWHEDMIFVAGEPLEDCLVLMVEDRTTKEATLLGHAMIPVSSIEQRIDERFVPSKWHTLEGEGGGGGGGGGPGGGGGGGPYCGRISLRLCLEGGYHVLEEAAHVCSDFRPTAKQLWKPPIGILELGILGARGLLPMKAKNGGKGSTDAYCVAKYGKKWVRTRTITDSFDPRWHEQYTWQVYDPCTVLTVGVFDNWRMFSDASDDRPDTRIGKIRIRVSTLESNKVYTNSYPLLVLLPSGMKKMGEIEVAVRFACPSLLPDVCAAYGQPLLPRMHYIRPLGVAQQDALRGAATKMVAAWLARAEPPLGPEVVRYMLDADSHAWSMRKSKANWYRIVGVLAWAVGLAKWLDNIRRWRNPVTTVLVHILYLVLVWYPDLVVPTAFLYVVMIGVWYYRFRPKIPAGMDIRLSQAETVDPDELDEEFDTIPSSRRPEVIRARYDRLRILAVRVQTILGDFAAQGERIQALVSWRDPRATKLFIAICLVITIVLYAVPAKMVAVALGFYYLRHPMFRDTMPTASLNFFRRLPSLSDRLI from the coding sequence ATGAACACGACGCCGTTTCACTCGGATCCTCCGCCGTCGAGGATCCAGCGTAAGCTCGTTGTCGAAGTTGTTGAAGCTCGTAATATTCTCCCTAAAGATGGTCAAGGAAGCTCTAGCGCTTACGTCGTTGTCGATTTCGATGCTCAGAAGAAACGAACCTCCACTAAGTTCCGTGACCTAAACCCTATTTGGAACGAGATGCTTGATTTCGCCGTCTCCGATCCCAAAAACATGGATTACGACGAGCTCGATATCGAGGTTTATAACGATAAAAGATTTGGTAACGGAGGTGGCCGGAAGAATCATTTTCTCGGTAGGGTTAAGATCTATGGAAGCCAGTTCTCGCGAAGAGGTGAAGAAGGTCTTGTGTATTTccctttggagaagaagagtgtgTTCAGCTGGATTCGCGGCGAGATTGGACTCAAAATCTACTATTACGACGAAGCCGCCGACGAAGACACGGCGggtggaggtggaggacagcaacaacaacagcaacagcaacaatTTCATCCGCCGCAACAAGAAGCCGATGAACAACAACACCAGCAACAATTTCATCCTCCGCCGCAGCAGATGATGAATATACCACCGGAGAAACCTAATGTAGTTGTGGTTGAAGAAGGTAGGGTTTTCGAATCGGCTCAGAGTCAGCGCTATACAGAGACACATCAGCAACCTCCGGTGGTTATTGTTGAAGAATCACCACCGCAGCATGTAATGCAAGGTCCAAATGATAACCATCCTCACCGAAATGATAACCATCCTCAACGGCCACCGTCTCCGCCGCCACCTCCATCGGCTGGGGAAGTACATTATTATCCACCGGAAGTGAGGAAGATGCAAGTAGGAAGACCTCCCGGCGGAGATAGAATTAGGGTTACGAAGAGACCACCGAATGGAGATTATTCACCTAGGGTTATCAATAGCAAAACTGGAGGAGGAGAGACgacgatggagaagaagactcaTCATCCTTACAATCTTGTTGAGCCAATGCAGTATCTCTTCGTTCGGATTGTGAAGGCGCGTGGCTTACCACCTAACGAGAGCGCGTATGTTAAGGTACGGACGTCGAACCATTTCGTCAGGTCTAAACCGGCCGTTAACCGGCCCGGCGAATCGGTTGATTCACCGGAGTGGAATCAGGTTTTTGCTCTTGGTCATAACCGGTCTGATTCCGCTGTAACTGGTGCGACTCTTGAGATCTCTGCTTGGGATGCTTCGTCGGAGAGTTTTCTCGGAGGAGTTTGTTTTGATCTCTCTGAGGTTCCGGTTCGTGACCCGCCGGATAGTCCGCTTGCTCCTCAGTGGTATCGGCTCGAAGGCTCCGGCGCGGATCAGAACTCTGGGAGAATTTCCGGTGACATTCAGCTCTCTGTTTGGATTGGTACTCAGGTAGATGAGGCATTTCCGGAGGCTTGGAGCTCTGATGCTCCGCATGTAGCTCACACGCGTTCTAAGGTGTATCAATCGCCGAAACTTTGGTACTTGAGAGTGACGGTTCTTGAGGCACAGGATTTACACATAGCTCCTAATCTCCCGCCGTTGACTGCGCCTGAGATTCGTGTGAAAGctcaattagggtttcagtCGGCGCGTACAAGAAGAGGCTCAATGAATAACCACAGTGGTTCGTTTCATTGGCATGAGGATATGATCTTTGTTGCTGGAGAGCCGTTGGAAGATTGCTTGGTTCTGATGGTGGAAGACCGGACGACTAAAGAAGCAACACTTCTAGGACATGCCATGATCCCAGTGAGCTCCATCGAGCAGCGAATTGATGAGCGTTTTGTGCCGTCGAAATGGCACACTCTGGAAGGAGaaggtggaggtggaggtggaggaggaggacctggaggtggtggtggtggtggaccTTATTGTGGAAGGATTAGCCTTAGACTTTGTCTCGAAGGTGGGTATCATGTGCTTGAAGAGGCGGCGCATGTATGCAGCGATTTCCGTCCGACGGCTAAGCAGCTATGGAAACCGCCGATTGGAATACTTGAGTTGGGGATTCTTGGAGCTCGTGGGTTGTTGCCGATGAAGGCGAAAAACGGAGGGAAAGGTTCCACTGATGCTTATTGTGTTGCTAAGTACGGGAAGAAATGGGTCAGGACTCGAACCATAACAGACAGTTTTGACCCGAGGTGGCACGAGCAGTATACGTGGCAGGTTTATGATCCTTGCACCGTGCTAACTGTTGGAGTCTTCGACAATTGGAGGATGTTCTCTGACGCCTCCGATGATAGACCTGACACACGGATTGGGAAGATACGGATCCGGGTGTCGACGTTAGAGAGCAACAAAGTGTACACCAATTCATATCCTCTGTTGGTTTTGTTACCTAGCGGTATGAAAAAAATGGGTGAAATTGAAGTGGCAGTCCGGTTTGCATGCCCGTCTCTGCTGCCTGATGTTTGTGCAGCTTATGGACAGCCGCTTCTGCCTCGGATGCACTACATAAGGCCTCTAGGTGTAGCACAACAAGATGCATTAAGAGGGGCCGCCACGAAAATGGTAGCAGCTTGGCTGGCTCGAGCAGAACCACCATTGGGACCAGAGGTAGTTCGATATATGTTAGATGCAGATTCGCATGCATGGAGCATGAGGAAAAGCAAAGCGAATTGGTACAGAATTGTTGGTGTTTTAGCTTGGGCAGTGGGTTTAGCTAAGTGGTTGGATAATATCAGGCGGTGGAGGAATCCAGTGACGACGGTGCTAGTCCATATTCTATATCTGGTTCTTGTTTGGTACCCTGATTTGGTAGTCCCGACTGCATTCTTGTACGTGGTGATGATCGGAGTTTGGTACTACCGGTTTAGACCCAAGATACCGGCTGGTATGGATATCCGCTTATCACAAGCTGAAACCGTCGATCCTGATGAGCTAGATGAAGAATTCGACACCATACCAAGCTCAAGGCGACCAGAAGTAATCCGAGCTAGGTACGACCGATTAAGGATCTTAGCAGTGAGGGTTCAGACCATTCTAGGAGATTTTGCAGCGCAAGGAGAACGGATTCAAGCGTTGGTTAGCTGGAGAGATCCGAGAGCGACAAAGCTGTTCATAGCAATCTGTTTGGTAATCACAATAGTTCTGTATGCAGTTCCTGCGAAAATGGTGGCGGTGGCTCTAGGGTTTTATTATCTTCGGCATCCGATGTTCCGAGACACAATGCCTACGGCTAGTCTCAATTTTTTCCGGCGGTTGCCAAGCTTGTCCGATCGACTCATCTAA
- a CDS encoding transmembrane protein, putative (DUF1118) (Protein of unknown function (DUF1118); FUNCTIONS IN: molecular_function unknown; INVOLVED IN: biological_process unknown; LOCATED IN: chloroplast thylakoid membrane, chloroplast; EXPRESSED IN: 21 plant structures; EXPRESSED DURING: 13 growth stages; CONTAINS InterPro DOMAIN/s: Protein of unknown function DUF1118 (InterPro:IPR009500); BEST Arabidopsis thaliana protein match is: Protein of unknown function (DUF1118) (TAIR:AT5G08050.1); Has 78 Blast hits to 78 proteins in 18 species: Archae - 0; Bacteria - 0; Metazoa - 0; Fungi - 0; Plants - 73; Viruses - 0; Other Eukaryotes - 5 (source: NCBI BLink).), giving the protein MAVVGAPISSPAAQLQTQFLSNPILPRFRRSFSTGKSPATFSVVAMAPQKKVNKYDAKWKKQWYGAGLFFEGSEQINVDVFKKLEKRKVLSNVEKSGLLSKAEGLGLTLSSLEKLKVFSKAEDLGLLSLLENLAGTSPAVLASAALPALTAAIVAVVLIPDDSTTLVVAQAVLAGALALTGVVLLVGSVVLDGLQEAD; this is encoded by the exons atggcTGTCGTCGGCGCTCCAATATCGTCTCCGGCGGCTCAGCTGCAGACACAATTTCTCTCCAATCCCATTCTCCCCCGCTTTCGCCGGTCTTTCTCCACCGGAAAATCACCAGCAACTTTCTCCGTCGTAGCTATGGCTCCCCAGAAAAAG GTGAACAAATATGATGCCAAGTGGAAGAAACAATGGTACGGAGCTGGATTGTTTTTCGAAGGGAGTGAGCAAATAAACGTTGATGTTTTCAAGAAGCTGGAGAAGCGAAAAGTGTTGAGCAACGTTGAGAAATCTGGCCTGCTGTCAAAAGCAGAGGGGTTGGGACTCACATTGTCATCTCTTGAGAAGCTTAAAGTCTTCTCCAAAGCAGAGGACCTTGGTCTTCTCAGTCTCCTTGAGAACTTAGCTGGAACATCGCCTGCGGTCTTAGCCTCGGCTGCATTACCAGCTCTCACGGCTGCTATTGTAGCCGTGGTGTTGATCCCGGATGACTCAACTACTCTAGTGGTTGCTCAGGCGGTTTTGGCCGGTGCTCTTGCGCTTACAGGGGTTGTTTTGTTGGTTGGTTCTGTTGTTTTGGATGGACTTCAAGAAGCTGActga
- the CPK30 gene encoding calcium-dependent protein kinase 30 (calcium-dependent protein kinase 30 (CPK30); FUNCTIONS IN: calmodulin-dependent protein kinase activity, protein kinase activity, kinase activity; INVOLVED IN: protein amino acid phosphorylation, N-terminal protein myristoylation, abscisic acid mediated signaling pathway; LOCATED IN: plasma membrane; EXPRESSED IN: 22 plant structures; EXPRESSED DURING: 13 growth stages; CONTAINS InterPro DOMAIN/s: Protein kinase, ATP binding site (InterPro:IPR017441), EF-Hand 1, calcium-binding site (InterPro:IPR018247), Serine/threonine-protein kinase domain (InterPro:IPR002290), EF-hand-like domain (InterPro:IPR011992), Calcium-binding EF-hand (InterPro:IPR002048), EF-hand (InterPro:IPR018248), Serine/threonine-protein kinase-like domain (InterPro:IPR017442), Protein kinase-like domain (InterPro:IPR011009), Serine/threonine-protein kinase, active site (InterPro:IPR008271), Protein kinase, catalytic domain (InterPro:IPR000719), EF-HAND 2 (InterPro:IPR018249), Calcium-dependent protein kinase (InterPro:IPR020642), Calcium/calmodulin-dependent protein kinase-like (InterPro:IPR020636); BEST Arabidopsis thaliana protein match is: calcium-dependent protein kinase 1 (TAIR:AT1G18890.1); Has 129906 Blast hits to 123880 proteins in 3943 species: Archae - 178; Bacteria - 14335; Metazoa - 48347; Fungi - 17163; Plants - 26785; Viruses - 481; Other Eukaryotes - 22617 (source: NCBI BLink).): MGNCIACVKFDPDNSKPNQKKKPPRGRQRNPYDDPDGLRTHAPLRVIPMSHQSQISDKYILGRELGRGEFGITYLCTDRETREALACKSISKRKLRTAVDVEDVRREVTIMSTLPEHPNVVKLKATYEDNENVHLVMELCEGGELFDRIVARGHYTERAAATVARTIAEVVRMCHVNGVMHRDLKPENFLFANKKENSALKAIDFGLSVLFKPGERFTEIVGSPYYMAPEVLKRNYGPEVDVWSAGVILYILLCGVPPFWAETEQGVALAILRGVLDFKRDPWSQISESAKSLVKQMLEPDSTKRLTAQQVLDHPWIQNAKKAPNVPLGDIVRSRLKQFSMMNRLKKKALRVIAEHLSIQEVEVIRNMFTLMDDDNDGKISYLELRAGLRKVGSQLGEPEIKLLMEVADVNGNGCLDYGEFVAVIIHLQKMENDEHFRQAFMFFDKDGSGYIESEELREALTDELGEPDNSVIIDIMREVDTDKDGKINYDEFVVMMKAGTDWRKASRQYSRERFKSLSLNLMKDGSMHLHDALTGQSIAV, from the exons ATGGGTAATTGTATCGCCTGCGTCAAGTTTGACCCAGAcaactcaaaaccaaaccagaagaagaaacctccACGGGGACGGCAACGAAACCCATACGACGATCCCGATGGTTTAAGAACTCACGCACCGTTACGTGTGATTCCTATGAGCCATCAATCTCAGATCAGCGACAAGTACATCTTAGGACGAGAACTCGGTCGCGGCGAATTCGGAATCACGTATCTTTGTACAGATAGAGAGACTCGTGAAGCTTTAGCTTGCAAATCAATCTCCAAGAGAAAGCTCCGAACCGCCGTCGATGTGGAAGACGTCCGTCGTGAAGTCACGATCATGTCAACTTTACCGGAACACCCAAACGTTGTGAAACTTAAAGCGACTTATGAGGATAACGAGAACGTGCATCTTGTGATGGAGCTTTGTGAAGGAGGTGAGCTTTTTGATCGGATTGTTGCCAGAGGACATTATACAGAGCGTGCGGCGGCTACCGTCGCGAGAACGATCGCGGAGGTTGTGAGGATGTGTCATGTCAATGGTGTTATGCATAGAGATTTGAAGCCTGAGAATTTCTTGTTTGCTAACAAGAAGGAGAATTCTGCACTTAAGGctattgattttggtttatctGTTCTCTTTAAACCTG GAGAGAGGTTTACAGAGATTGTTGGAAGTCCTTATTATATGGCTCCAGAAGTGTTGAAGAGAAATTATGGACCAGAGGTTGATGTGTGGAGTGCTGGAGTTATCCTCTACATCTTGCTTTGTGGTGTTCCTCCGTTTTGGGCAG AGACTGAACAAGGTGTGGCTCTTGCCATCTTGAGGGGAGTTCTTGATTTTAAGAGAGATCCTTGGTCGCAGATATCAGAGAGCGCAAAGAGCCTTGTGAAGCAGATGTTGGAACCTGATTCAACTAAGCGTTTGACTGCTCAGCAAGTTCTTG ATCACCCTTGGATACAGAATGCAAAGAAAGCTCCAAATGTTCCTTTAGGGGATATTGTTAGGTCAAGGTTGAAGCAATTCTCCATGATGAAtagattgaaaaagaaagcTCTGCGT GTTATCGCCGAACACTTGTCTATTCAAGAAGTTGAAGTGATCAGAAACATGTTTACGCTGATGGATGATGACAACGACGGTAAAATATCATATCTAGAACTCAGAGCTGGACTCCGGAAAGTCGGTTCACAACTGGGTGAACCAGAGATCAAATTGTTAATGGAAGTG GCGGATGTTAATGGAAATGGATGCTTGGACTATGGAGAGTTTGTAGCAGTGATAATTCACTTGCAGAAGATGGAGAATGATGAGCATTTCAGACAAGCTTTTATGTTCTTTGACAAAGATGGAAGTGGATACATCGAATCAGAAGAACTACGTGAAGCTTTAACCGACGAGTTAGGTGAACCAGACAACAGTGTTATAATCGATATAATGCGTGAAGTCGACACTGACAAG gACGGAAAAATAAACTATGATGAGtttgtggtgatgatgaaagCTGGAACTGATTGGAGAAAGGCATCAAGACAATACTCAAGagagaggtttaaaagcttAAGCTTAAACTTGATGAAAGACGGGTCAATGCATCTACACGACGCACTCACTGGACAATCTATTGCAGTTTGA